The Thermodesulfovibrionia bacterium genome contains a region encoding:
- a CDS encoding Rrf2 family transcriptional regulator has protein sequence MLRLSTKVQYGVRAMFEIARDYKTGPITIKEISKRQDVSISYLEQLLNQLRKGGLITSQKGPGGGYTLSRKPEEINIGEILNILEGPIAITQCLDTTDTSDCGRVDGCVARLLWKSLGEKISGFLTTITLKDLLKEEAKLEG, from the coding sequence ATGTTAAGGCTTTCTACAAAAGTTCAATACGGCGTAAGGGCGATGTTTGAGATCGCAAGGGATTATAAGACCGGCCCTATCACTATCAAGGAGATCTCAAAAAGGCAGGACGTATCAATATCGTACTTGGAACAGCTTTTAAATCAGCTCCGTAAAGGCGGTTTGATCACAAGCCAGAAAGGCCCGGGCGGTGGATATACGCTTTCCAGAAAACCTGAGGAGATCAATATAGGCGAGATATTGAACATACTTGAGGGGCCGATAGCCATCACTCAGTGCCTTGATACGACAGATACATCAGACTGCGGCCGTGTGGACGGCTGTGTTGCAAGACTGCTATGGAAGTCTTTAGGAGAGAAGATATCAGGATTTCTCACAACGATCACTCTGAAAGACCTCTTAAAAGAAGAAGCAAAGCTTGAAGGATAA
- a CDS encoding AbrB/MazE/SpoVT family DNA-binding domain-containing protein has product MTTTAVKITSKGQVTIPKKIRDKLKATSVYFEIVDDTVVVKAVKDAGGSLSEYAKNVKTGISVKEMKDRAWEVAVREKAGKKSSRH; this is encoded by the coding sequence ATGACAACTACGGCAGTCAAGATCACGAGCAAAGGGCAGGTTACCATTCCAAAGAAGATACGGGATAAACTCAAGGCAACATCTGTCTATTTTGAGATAGTAGATGACACAGTTGTTGTAAAGGCTGTGAAAGACGCAGGCGGGTCGTTAAGCGAATACGCAAAGAACGTAAAGACGGGCATATCGGTGAAAGAGATGAAAGACAGAGCGTGGGAGGTGGCGGTGCGTGAAAAGGCCGGCAAGAAGTCTTCCAGACACTAA
- a CDS encoding PIN domain-containing protein, whose amino-acid sequence MKRPARSLPDTNTIVRYLIKDDAALYAKAKDFFDKVKNGSEKAVILESIVAECIYVLTKIYKVPKEMAAGRLIDILRYKGIANSDQKELIHALTLYSEQNLDIVDCILCVKASGSGGHLFSFDEKLNKIARRA is encoded by the coding sequence GTGAAAAGGCCGGCAAGAAGTCTTCCAGACACTAACACAATAGTCCGTTATCTTATCAAGGACGATGCTGCTTTATATGCAAAGGCAAAAGACTTTTTTGACAAGGTCAAGAACGGCAGTGAAAAAGCTGTTATCCTTGAAAGCATTGTTGCCGAGTGTATTTATGTCCTGACAAAGATATATAAAGTGCCGAAAGAGATGGCGGCAGGCAGGCTGATTGATATTCTGCGCTATAAAGGGATAGCAAACAGCGACCAAAAAGAGCTTATTCACGCGTTGACCCTTTATTCAGAGCAAAATCTCGACATCGTTGATTGTATCTTATGCGTCAAGGCATCGGGCAGCGGAGGGCATCTCTTTTCATTCGATGAAAAATTAAACAAGATCGCAAGACGCGCTTGA
- a CDS encoding HNH endonuclease — protein sequence MKYWIGVTDNNWFNFLSEKLPDEVNFWQPSGRSAFRALNPGELFLFKLHYPLNYIVGGGFFVRHSILPLSIAWEAFEQKNGAGSFDEFRQKIMHFRRQHGGVEPDPSIGCIILATPFFLRKEEWLPVPSNWSSNIVQGKTYNAKDPYGQQLWQHIQDYLKSRNKEVIINKEVNIVAEDQVSYGAEYLTRARLGQGAFRILVTEAYGRKCAITGERTLPVLESAHIKPYSRSGPHSTMNGILLRSDLHKLFDLGYLTVTEDYNVEVSKRIKKEYENGREYYAFHGKKLINIPSNPLDLPSRQYIEWHNKEIYVP from the coding sequence TTGAAATATTGGATAGGGGTAACTGATAACAATTGGTTTAACTTTCTATCGGAGAAACTTCCGGATGAAGTAAACTTTTGGCAGCCTAGTGGAAGGTCAGCTTTTAGAGCACTTAATCCTGGTGAGTTGTTTTTATTTAAGTTACATTATCCATTGAATTATATAGTGGGTGGCGGTTTTTTTGTGCGTCATTCGATACTTCCTTTGTCTATTGCATGGGAAGCATTTGAACAAAAAAATGGCGCTGGTAGTTTCGATGAGTTCAGACAAAAGATTATGCATTTTCGCAGACAACATGGCGGTGTCGAACCAGACCCTTCAATTGGATGTATTATATTAGCAACACCGTTCTTTCTTAGAAAAGAAGAATGGTTACCTGTGCCTTCTAATTGGAGTTCTAATATTGTTCAGGGAAAAACATATAACGCAAAAGATCCATACGGTCAACAATTATGGCAACACATCCAAGACTATCTAAAAAGTAGAAATAAGGAAGTAATAATTAATAAAGAGGTCAATATAGTTGCCGAGGATCAGGTAAGTTATGGTGCTGAATATCTGACGCGCGCACGTTTAGGCCAAGGAGCCTTCCGCATATTGGTAACAGAGGCTTACGGTAGAAAGTGTGCTATTACAGGAGAACGCACTTTACCAGTTTTGGAGTCAGCTCATATAAAACCATACTCAAGATCTGGACCTCATAGCACTATGAATGGTATTTTGTTGCGCTCAGACTTACATAAGCTGTTTGATTTAGGTTACTTGACTGTTACAGAAGACTATAATGTTGAGGTTAGCAAGAGAATTAAGAAAGAATATGAAAACGGTCGAGAGTATTATGCATTTCATGGCAAAAAACTGATAAATATACCTTCAAATCCGTTAGACTTGCCTTCGCGTCAGTATATTGAATGGCATAATAAAGAAATTTATGTACCCTGA
- the hisF gene encoding imidazole glycerol phosphate synthase subunit HisF — MLAKRIIPCLDVKDGRVVKGVNFQNLVDAGDPVENAKFYDEQGADELVFLDITASHEKRKTILDVVARTANDVFMPLTVGGGIKTIEDIRDLLNAGCDKVSINTTAVRDPYFIKKASERFGSQCIVVAVDSKRVIPNMEFEPDEPWLNWLNDPFLSEVRLTPPSPPLTKGGMGGVWALSTHGGRKMRRLDAIKFAKKMEQLGAGEILLTSMDRDGTKIGFDIELTRKIAEAVSIPVVASGGVGTLEHMREGLVEGKADAALAASIFHYREFSIKETKEYLRSKGVPVRL; from the coding sequence ATGCTGGCGAAGAGAATTATTCCATGTCTTGATGTCAAAGACGGCAGAGTGGTCAAGGGAGTTAACTTCCAAAACCTCGTTGATGCCGGTGACCCTGTAGAGAACGCGAAGTTCTATGATGAGCAGGGAGCTGATGAGCTTGTATTCCTCGACATAACCGCATCTCATGAAAAACGCAAAACAATACTTGATGTAGTTGCCAGAACAGCCAATGACGTCTTTATGCCTTTGACTGTCGGAGGCGGAATTAAAACTATAGAAGATATCAGAGACCTTCTTAACGCGGGCTGCGATAAGGTGTCGATAAATACAACAGCGGTTCGCGATCCGTATTTCATCAAAAAAGCTTCAGAGAGGTTCGGCAGCCAGTGCATTGTTGTGGCGGTCGATTCTAAAAGGGTAATCCCGAATATGGAGTTTGAACCTGATGAACCCTGGCTTAACTGGTTGAACGATCCATTCTTGAGTGAGGTAAGACTTACCCCCCCTTCGCCCCCCCTTACCAAGGGGGGGATGGGGGGGGTCTGGGCTCTGTCAACTCACGGCGGCAGAAAGATGCGCCGGCTTGACGCTATCAAGTTTGCAAAGAAGATGGAGCAGCTCGGAGCAGGCGAGATACTGCTTACAAGCATGGACAGAGACGGCACAAAAATCGGCTTTGATATAGAACTTACAAGAAAGATTGCTGAAGCAGTTTCAATCCCTGTTGTCGCATCCGGTGGTGTCGGTACTCTTGAGCACATGCGCGAAGGCCTTGTTGAAGGCAAAGCAGACGCAGCGCTTGCAGCATCCATTTTTCACTATAGGGAATTTTCAATAAAAGAGACTAAGGAATACCTCAGATCAAAAGGCGTGCCTGTCAGGCTTTAA
- the hisA gene encoding 1-(5-phosphoribosyl)-5-[(5-phosphoribosylamino)methylideneamino]imidazole-4-carboxamide isomerase: protein MIIIPAIDLKDGKCVRLLQGKKEEVTVYSDDPASMAKHWADQGAELLHVVDLDGAFTGVQKNLDKIVAIRKAINIPIEVGGGIRDIETITKLIDMGIDRTIIGTSAIDPKFIIDACKKFPDKVIAGIDAKDGKVALKGWVEVTSLDALAFAKQMESNGVAGIIYTDISRDGMLTGPNIAAMAKMAETVHVPVIASGGVSKLDDIGSLAKIKNLWGVITGKALYEGTMKLDEAIALAKANN, encoded by the coding sequence ATGATTATTATCCCGGCAATAGACCTCAAAGACGGCAAATGCGTCCGTCTCCTCCAAGGCAAAAAAGAAGAAGTCACAGTCTACTCTGATGACCCTGCATCTATGGCAAAGCACTGGGCAGACCAGGGCGCTGAGCTGCTTCATGTAGTTGACCTTGACGGAGCATTCACAGGAGTTCAGAAGAACCTTGATAAGATAGTTGCGATAAGGAAAGCGATCAATATTCCCATTGAGGTCGGCGGAGGAATAAGGGATATTGAAACGATAACGAAGCTCATCGACATGGGGATCGACAGGACTATCATAGGCACTTCAGCCATTGATCCGAAGTTTATAATAGACGCATGCAAAAAATTCCCTGATAAAGTAATTGCCGGAATCGATGCAAAGGACGGCAAGGTCGCTCTCAAAGGCTGGGTCGAGGTCACAAGCCTAGATGCACTCGCCTTTGCAAAGCAGATGGAATCCAACGGTGTTGCAGGGATCATTTATACTGACATCTCAAGAGACGGCATGTTGACCGGGCCTAATATTGCAGCTATGGCTAAAATGGCAGAAACCGTTCATGTCCCTGTTATTGCGTCAGGCGGGGTATCAAAGCTGGACGATATAGGAAGCCTCGCAAAGATAAAGAACCTTTGGGGTGTGATAACAGGCAAGGCGCTGTATGAAGGCACTATGAAATTAGATGAAGCGATCGCATTGGCAAAGGCAAATAATTAA
- a CDS encoding (Fe-S)-binding protein → MNNGKDARSYKAQKVIDRMGQKLSRQIVGSLTACVHCGMCTDSCHYVLANPGDPTYAPAYKADMIRKLFKHHYDWTGKYFPNWVKAGSVYTDQELEELKDTVFGKCTNCRRCTINCPMGVDLATFNRMARGLLCHVGIMPEGVEYVAKEQWEIGNQMGVLKEDFIGTIEWQEEELQEEMQDPTAKIPIDKMNADIVYTVNPREVKHDPRSILDAAKIFYMAGENYTMPSEGWDMTNFGLFNGDDDLGGAVAGRVYDNVRELKGKKLVMSECGHGYRSTRCEGPNWAKQDIEFEAESSVITMLRYIKEGKIKVDKTKNPGSFTFHDSCNNARSCGLTEEPRELLSLVVEDFREMYPNRAENYCCTGGGGAMSMSEYKARRLKSGKVKAEQLTATGAETVVTSCHNCVDGLTDIIGHYNVGMNVTQLVNLVANALVVDDRINENTTKYAAELATLG, encoded by the coding sequence ATGAATAACGGAAAGGATGCAAGATCTTATAAAGCGCAAAAAGTTATAGACCGCATGGGGCAGAAACTGTCACGTCAGATCGTCGGCTCTCTGACAGCTTGTGTGCATTGCGGAATGTGTACGGATTCCTGCCACTATGTGCTTGCGAATCCGGGAGACCCGACTTATGCGCCCGCATACAAGGCTGACATGATAAGGAAGCTCTTCAAGCACCACTATGACTGGACTGGAAAATATTTTCCAAACTGGGTAAAAGCAGGAAGCGTCTACACCGACCAGGAACTGGAAGAACTGAAAGACACGGTCTTCGGCAAATGCACGAACTGCAGAAGATGCACGATCAACTGCCCCATGGGTGTTGACCTTGCAACCTTTAACAGGATGGCACGCGGGCTTCTCTGCCACGTTGGCATCATGCCCGAGGGTGTGGAGTATGTGGCAAAGGAACAGTGGGAGATCGGAAACCAGATGGGCGTTTTGAAAGAAGATTTTATCGGGACCATTGAGTGGCAGGAGGAAGAACTGCAGGAAGAGATGCAGGACCCCACCGCCAAAATACCGATCGACAAGATGAACGCCGACATAGTCTATACCGTTAACCCTCGTGAAGTTAAACATGACCCGAGGTCGATCCTTGATGCTGCGAAGATCTTTTACATGGCAGGAGAAAACTATACCATGCCGAGTGAAGGATGGGATATGACAAACTTCGGCCTCTTCAACGGGGATGATGACCTGGGGGGCGCTGTCGCAGGCAGGGTATATGACAATGTGAGAGAACTGAAGGGCAAGAAACTGGTTATGTCAGAGTGCGGCCACGGTTACCGTTCTACAAGGTGCGAGGGGCCTAACTGGGCAAAACAGGACATTGAATTTGAAGCTGAAAGTTCAGTCATTACTATGCTGAGATACATTAAGGAAGGAAAGATAAAGGTGGACAAAACAAAAAATCCCGGCAGCTTTACCTTTCACGATTCCTGCAACAATGCAAGGAGCTGCGGACTGACCGAAGAGCCGCGTGAACTGCTCAGCCTTGTGGTCGAAGATTTCAGGGAGATGTATCCGAACCGCGCTGAGAATTATTGCTGTACCGGCGGCGGCGGCGCCATGTCAATGTCTGAATACAAGGCAAGAAGGCTGAAGTCAGGAAAGGTAAAGGCAGAACAGCTCACTGCAACAGGGGCAGAGACTGTAGTCACATCGTGCCATAACTGTGTTGACGGATTAACAGATATCATCGGGCATTATAATGTGGGGATGAATGTTACTCAGCTTGTGAACCTTGTGGCAAATGCGCTTGTCGTAGATGACAGGATAAATGAGAACACGACGAAGTATGCAGCAGAACTGGCAACATTAGGCTAA
- a CDS encoding macro domain-containing protein: MSVQKQIKNSTLRMEKADVTATEVDAVVFYARSDLKLGSGFGNAIALRGGPTVRKELENLGPLNVTEAVFTTAGTMKAKHIIHACGPKFQEINTDQKLKATIINTLKVAESIGTESIAFPPMGAGFYGVPIDTSAKITIDTIKDYLNNGSEIKDVLICANDSREYKALLAQMNVQQPKAV, translated from the coding sequence ATGTCAGTACAAAAGCAGATCAAAAACAGTACGCTTCGCATGGAGAAAGCTGATGTCACTGCAACAGAGGTTGATGCTGTCGTCTTCTATGCGCGCAGCGACCTGAAGCTCGGTTCCGGATTTGGAAACGCCATTGCTCTCAGAGGCGGGCCGACAGTCAGAAAAGAGCTTGAAAACCTCGGGCCGTTGAATGTTACTGAGGCTGTATTTACCACTGCAGGAACGATGAAGGCAAAGCACATAATCCATGCGTGCGGGCCTAAGTTTCAGGAGATCAATACTGATCAAAAGCTGAAGGCTACTATTATCAATACCCTTAAGGTCGCGGAATCTATCGGCACGGAAAGCATCGCATTCCCGCCAATGGGAGCCGGATTTTACGGTGTGCCCATTGATACAAGCGCCAAGATCACCATTGATACGATCAAGGATTATCTGAACAACGGATCAGAGATAAAAGATGTTCTCATCTGCGCAAATGACAGCAGGGAGTATAAAGCTCTTTTGGCACAAATGAATGTTCAGCAACCAAAAGCAGTTTAA
- a CDS encoding sigma 54-interacting transcriptional regulator has protein sequence MENKAEKATLPSELSSQADNPAMPGNQNCHDWENILDNITDMITIHDMNYNIIHANKAAEKLLKLPALNNSAAKCFMHYHGEGAPPEGCPSCACINTKEPVTFERFEPHLNRFLEIRAMPQFDKKNQLIGVIHIARDITECKQMADEITSLKKHLLTGQLENEAAFSSVVTRSKKMMAIFQYIESVAKSEKPIFITGETGVGKELIAKAAHSASGLKGSFIAVNVAGLDDTMFSDTLFGHKRGAFTGADKERKGLVVQASGGTLLLDEIGDLHISSQVKLLRLLEEQTYYPLGSDIPEKNKARIVACSNQDIEKQLDDGHFRRDLYYRLCTHHVHIPPLCERLQDIPLLLEHFLKEISFCMRKTKPDVSPELLTLLSNYHFPGNVRELQAMVHDAVALHKSGNLNLESFNVYIKQHRPMHKSTVVTTDDNSLPIRDMFGHFPTLKEIENHLVSEAMKFSNDNQGNAASLLGITRQALNQRLKKTNQNS, from the coding sequence ATGGAAAACAAGGCTGAAAAAGCAACATTACCTTCTGAGTTATCTTCACAGGCTGACAACCCTGCGATGCCGGGTAATCAGAACTGTCACGACTGGGAAAACATTCTCGACAACATTACTGACATGATCACCATCCATGATATGAACTACAATATCATTCATGCCAATAAAGCTGCTGAGAAACTTTTGAAGTTACCAGCATTAAATAATTCTGCGGCGAAATGTTTTATGCACTACCATGGTGAAGGCGCCCCTCCTGAAGGATGTCCAAGCTGCGCCTGTATCAATACAAAAGAACCTGTAACCTTTGAAAGGTTCGAACCCCACCTGAACAGATTCCTTGAGATAAGGGCCATGCCGCAATTTGATAAGAAGAATCAGCTTATCGGGGTGATCCATATCGCCAGAGACATTACAGAATGCAAACAGATGGCAGATGAGATAACATCTCTTAAAAAACATCTTCTCACAGGACAGCTTGAGAATGAAGCGGCATTTTCATCGGTTGTTACAAGAAGCAAAAAGATGATGGCCATATTTCAATACATCGAGTCAGTGGCCAAGTCGGAGAAGCCGATCTTTATAACCGGTGAAACAGGAGTTGGCAAGGAACTGATCGCAAAGGCCGCCCATAGCGCAAGCGGGCTGAAAGGCAGCTTTATAGCTGTAAATGTTGCCGGGCTGGATGACACCATGTTTTCCGATACTTTGTTCGGACACAAAAGAGGGGCATTTACCGGAGCTGACAAGGAAAGAAAAGGATTGGTCGTACAGGCTTCAGGCGGAACTCTTCTTCTGGATGAGATAGGTGACCTGCATATTTCATCTCAGGTAAAACTCCTCCGCCTTCTTGAAGAGCAGACTTACTATCCCCTCGGCTCTGATATTCCTGAGAAGAATAAAGCTCGTATCGTTGCATGCTCCAATCAGGACATCGAGAAGCAGTTAGATGATGGGCATTTTCGACGGGATCTCTATTACCGCCTATGTACACACCATGTTCATATTCCGCCCCTGTGCGAGCGCCTGCAGGACATCCCTTTGCTGCTTGAACATTTTCTGAAAGAGATATCATTCTGCATGAGAAAAACGAAGCCCGATGTTTCTCCTGAACTTTTAACCCTGCTCTCAAACTATCACTTCCCCGGCAATGTCCGTGAGCTGCAGGCGATGGTGCATGATGCGGTCGCACTGCATAAATCCGGAAACCTCAATCTTGAAAGTTTTAATGTTTACATTAAACAGCACCGCCCTATGCATAAATCAACAGTTGTGACGACTGATGACAACTCACTTCCCATTCGTGATATGTTCGGACACTTTCCCACATTAAAAGAGATTGAAAATCATCTCGTATCAGAGGCGATGAAATTCTCAAATGACAACCAGGGCAATGCTGCGTCACTTCTGGGTATTACTCGTCAGGCGCTCAATCAGCGGCTTAAGAAAACAAATCAGAACTCCTGA
- a CDS encoding thermonuclease family protein, whose product MFKKSWLYIILAIISILFAYFKNTPDKPLNTKPAKHTVNNVKTVNTGSGITGKVTKVTDGDTVVILPEGGGKSFTCRLYGIDTPEVSKKGKAGQPYSEEADKELESLILGQDVKVTLTGDKTYKREVCFIEKNGVDINLEMVRRGYAWAYRQYLDRPHSSDYINAEEAARSRRSGLWQQANPTPPWEFRHTK is encoded by the coding sequence ATGTTCAAGAAGAGCTGGCTTTATATTATACTCGCCATAATATCTATTCTTTTTGCCTATTTCAAAAATACCCCTGACAAACCATTAAATACCAAACCTGCCAAACATACCGTTAACAACGTAAAGACTGTGAATACCGGTAGCGGTATCACAGGCAAGGTTACAAAAGTTACAGACGGTGATACGGTTGTGATATTGCCTGAAGGCGGAGGGAAGTCATTTACATGCAGGTTGTATGGAATAGATACTCCTGAAGTTTCAAAGAAAGGCAAGGCCGGGCAGCCGTATAGCGAAGAAGCTGACAAAGAACTTGAAAGTCTCATTCTGGGACAAGATGTAAAAGTCACCTTGACTGGAGATAAAACATATAAACGGGAAGTCTGTTTTATTGAAAAGAACGGCGTGGATATTAATCTCGAGATGGTGAGGCGTGGGTATGCGTGGGCTTACCGGCAATATCTGGACAGGCCGCACTCAAGTGACTATATCAATGCGGAAGAGGCGGCAAGGAGCAGAAGATCAGGATTATGGCAGCAGGCAAATCCAACGCCGCCTTGGGAATTTAGACATACAAAGTAG
- the pyrR gene encoding bifunctional pyr operon transcriptional regulator/uracil phosphoribosyltransferase PyrR produces MSLLPLKGQEAFLMSKEILNSTEIEKAVTRIAHEIIEKNGGTDKLCLIGIQRGGVVFANRLAAQIKSIEEIGSLDIALYRDDINTKLEQPVVRSTDIPFSLNEKTVVLVDDVLFTGRSIRAAMDALIDFGRPARIQLAVLIDRGHRELPIRADYVGKNIPTSFNDNVEVNLHEDNSKDDSVMLINWSD; encoded by the coding sequence ATGAGCCTTCTTCCTCTCAAAGGACAGGAGGCTTTTTTAATGTCCAAAGAGATACTCAACAGCACAGAGATAGAGAAAGCGGTCACAAGGATCGCCCACGAGATAATTGAAAAGAACGGCGGCACTGACAAACTCTGCCTTATCGGCATACAGAGAGGCGGGGTGGTCTTTGCTAACCGGCTTGCCGCTCAGATCAAATCCATAGAAGAGATCGGCTCACTTGATATCGCTCTATACAGAGATGATATCAATACAAAGCTCGAACAGCCGGTAGTCAGGTCTACAGATATTCCTTTCTCATTAAATGAAAAGACGGTTGTGCTTGTTGATGACGTTCTGTTTACAGGCAGAAGCATAAGGGCTGCCATGGATGCTCTTATAGATTTCGGGCGTCCTGCCAGGATACAGCTTGCAGTCCTTATCGACAGGGGCCACAGGGAACTTCCAATCAGGGCTGATTATGTCGGAAAGAATATCCCGACTTCTTTTAACGACAATGTTGAGGTAAACCTTCATGAGGATAATTCAAAGGATGACTCTGTTATGCTGATCAACTGGTCTGATTAA
- a CDS encoding aspartate carbamoyltransferase catalytic subunit has protein sequence MLKSKHLLGIKELTSEDIYHVLDTASGFKDVLMRDIKKVPPLRGKTVVSLFFEPSTRTRTSFALAGKRLSADVVNFSVSNSSVVKGETILDTALTIQALGADLVIIRHASSGVPHYLSKFLNISVINAGDGSNEHPTQALLDMFTIQSYKKDIKGLEVAIIGDIAHSRVAKSNIYALIKLGARVRVICPPTLMPAELDKVGVDVFHSIDEGLKGADVVMALRLQLERQSKGYLPSLKEYFNLYGLTRERLKLAKKDAIVMHPGPMNRGVEIASDVADGPQSVILEQVTNGIAVRMAVLYLLSGVKQ, from the coding sequence ATGCTGAAATCAAAACATCTTCTTGGGATCAAGGAATTAACATCTGAGGATATTTATCATGTGCTTGATACCGCTTCAGGTTTTAAGGATGTTTTGATGAGAGATATAAAGAAGGTCCCGCCGCTTAGAGGTAAAACGGTTGTCAGCCTCTTCTTTGAACCTTCGACACGCACAAGGACATCATTCGCGCTTGCAGGAAAAAGGCTGAGCGCGGATGTCGTGAACTTCTCTGTCTCAAACAGCAGTGTAGTAAAAGGTGAAACGATACTTGATACCGCATTGACGATCCAGGCGCTTGGTGCAGACCTTGTGATCATCAGACATGCTTCTTCAGGCGTGCCTCACTATCTCAGTAAATTTCTCAACATCTCAGTGATCAATGCCGGAGACGGTTCAAATGAACATCCTACGCAGGCGCTTCTTGATATGTTCACTATTCAGTCTTATAAAAAAGATATCAAAGGCCTTGAGGTCGCGATAATAGGCGACATCGCTCACAGCAGGGTTGCCAAGTCGAACATCTACGCTTTGATAAAACTCGGAGCAAGGGTGAGGGTCATATGCCCTCCGACTCTTATGCCTGCGGAGTTGGATAAGGTCGGGGTTGATGTTTTTCACTCTATTGATGAGGGGCTGAAAGGAGCTGATGTTGTCATGGCATTGAGGCTTCAGCTTGAGAGGCAGAGCAAGGGATATCTTCCATCCTTAAAAGAATACTTTAACCTCTACGGGCTTACACGCGAGAGGCTTAAGCTTGCGAAAAAAGATGCTATAGTAATGCATCCCGGCCCCATGAACAGAGGCGTTGAGATAGCTTCAGATGTTGCGGACGGGCCGCAGTCAGTTATACTTGAGCAGGTGACAAACGGCATCGCTGTCAGGATGGCTGTTCTCTATCTTCTTTCAGGAGTTAAGCAATGA